In the Nitrospirota bacterium genome, one interval contains:
- the mutL gene encoding DNA mismatch repair endonuclease MutL: MPKIALLPDSLINKIAAGEVIERPASVVRELLDNSIDAGAAKIDVEVLHGGKKLIKVSDNGCGMDREDVSLCFQRHATSKISSEDDLFNISTLGFRGEALSSIASVSKVTLTTAPEGAGVGTKLEIGARGEIDIADAPPLKGTAIEIRDIFYNTPARRKFLKSTPTELSHIIEAVIQKAFAYPGISFSLSHNGSEILNVPSAHSLKERFGQLYGEELAEEFIEINKEGSGIKVYGFASGENFTRASRSHQTIFVNRRPVKNLTVNHALYNAYSHSIPSGRHPAYFIFLDIDTKKVDVNVHPAKREVRFEKPDEIHKIVGAAIYEALNPESSSDVVYTSSHKASEELKGQAFSYGRDSAGFRESLAGLVRESQTDFFASGITSDVPAYFHIGESFIAHGTNDGLLIIDQHAAHERILYEKFLNKASVEAESLFLPLRVELPVKEFGIITKHKGFLKELGLEVEDFGGNNVIVKSMPKELKKADIKSLLLDIASNILEEETSGIKGDIDKASMLDKIAARLACHTSVRGSEPLGNEEIARMMDDLQKCKEPGKCPHGRPTKIYLSLDDLQKMFKRK, encoded by the coding sequence ATGCCTAAAATCGCCCTTCTTCCTGACAGCCTCATCAACAAAATAGCAGCGGGCGAAGTTATAGAGCGTCCGGCATCGGTTGTAAGAGAGTTGCTGGATAATTCAATTGACGCCGGCGCCGCAAAGATAGATGTCGAGGTGCTGCACGGCGGGAAGAAGCTGATTAAGGTATCTGATAACGGCTGCGGCATGGACAGGGAAGATGTATCCTTATGTTTTCAAAGGCATGCCACGAGCAAGATATCATCTGAAGATGACCTCTTTAATATCTCCACCCTCGGCTTCAGGGGAGAGGCCCTGTCGTCTATAGCATCTGTCTCAAAGGTCACGCTGACTACTGCACCTGAAGGTGCGGGCGTTGGGACAAAACTTGAGATCGGGGCAAGGGGTGAGATTGATATAGCAGATGCCCCGCCTTTAAAAGGCACAGCCATTGAGATAAGGGATATCTTCTATAACACGCCGGCAAGAAGAAAATTTCTCAAGAGTACACCTACTGAACTTTCACATATAATCGAGGCCGTGATCCAGAAGGCGTTTGCCTATCCGGGAATATCCTTTTCACTTTCTCATAATGGCAGCGAGATATTGAATGTTCCATCTGCGCATAGCCTCAAAGAGAGGTTTGGCCAGCTTTATGGCGAAGAGCTTGCAGAAGAGTTTATCGAAATAAATAAGGAAGGTTCCGGTATTAAGGTCTATGGATTTGCCTCAGGAGAGAACTTTACAAGAGCCAGCAGAAGCCACCAGACGATATTTGTTAACAGGAGGCCGGTGAAGAACCTGACTGTAAATCATGCTCTCTATAACGCGTACAGCCACAGCATTCCAAGCGGCAGGCATCCGGCATACTTTATCTTCCTTGATATCGATACCAAAAAGGTTGATGTAAATGTCCATCCTGCAAAACGCGAGGTGCGGTTTGAAAAGCCTGATGAGATACATAAGATTGTCGGTGCTGCAATTTATGAGGCGCTGAATCCAGAAAGCAGTTCAGACGTTGTATATACCTCATCGCATAAAGCGTCTGAAGAACTGAAGGGTCAGGCTTTCAGCTACGGCAGGGACAGCGCAGGGTTCCGAGAATCCCTTGCCGGCCTTGTCAGAGAGTCCCAGACCGACTTCTTCGCATCCGGTATCACTTCTGATGTTCCTGCATACTTTCATATAGGCGAGTCTTTTATAGCACATGGCACAAACGACGGACTGCTTATCATTGACCAGCATGCTGCGCATGAGAGGATACTGTATGAGAAGTTCCTCAACAAGGCCTCAGTTGAAGCTGAATCGCTCTTCCTGCCCCTCAGGGTGGAACTTCCGGTAAAAGAGTTCGGCATAATTACGAAACATAAAGGCTTTCTTAAGGAACTCGGGCTTGAAGTAGAGGATTTCGGCGGGAATAACGTGATAGTCAAATCAATGCCTAAAGAGCTGAAGAAGGCTGACATAAAGTCACTGCTTCTTGATATCGCGTCAAACATACTTGAAGAAGAGACATCCGGCATAAAAGGCGATATAGATAAAGCATCCATGCTTGATAAGATAGCAGCCAGGCTGGCATGCCATACATCAGTGAGGGGAAGTGAGCCGCTTGGGAATGAAGAGATAGCAAGAATGATGGATGACCTTCAGAAATGCAAAGAGCCCGGCAAATGCCCGCACGGAAGGCCGACAAAGATATATTTATCCTTGGATGATCTTCAGAAGATGTTCAAGAGGAAGTAA
- the rsmD gene encoding 16S rRNA (guanine(966)-N(2))-methyltransferase RsmD yields MKERNNDKGKSLRPTSNRVREALFDIIRSRVENARFLDLYAGTGAVGFAALKEGASEVFFVEVAKKNIVEINKAIEKKELGGQTKVISRKVSSFIEWAEEEGLSFDIIFIDPPYHTDEINKAMSAIGKSGILKEDGIVIAEHFVKMELPQMFERLEKTKDYHYGDTVLSFYKISEDVKV; encoded by the coding sequence ATGAAAGAACGAAACAATGATAAAGGCAAGTCTTTAAGGCCCACATCAAACAGGGTCAGGGAAGCCCTCTTTGACATTATTAGAAGCAGGGTGGAAAATGCGCGGTTCCTTGACCTTTATGCAGGCACTGGAGCGGTAGGTTTTGCTGCTCTTAAAGAAGGTGCGTCAGAGGTCTTTTTTGTTGAGGTCGCCAAGAAGAATATTGTAGAGATCAACAAGGCTATTGAGAAAAAAGAGCTTGGCGGGCAAACAAAGGTTATATCAAGAAAAGTGTCGTCATTTATTGAATGGGCGGAAGAAGAAGGGTTGAGCTTTGACATTATATTCATTGATCCTCCTTATCATACAGATGAGATCAACAAGGCTATGTCTGCCATCGGTAAGTCAGGCATTTTAAAAGAAGACGGGATTGTAATTGCTGAACACTTTGTTAAAATGGAGCTGCCTCAGATGTTTGAACGGCTTGAGAAAACAAAAGATTATCATTACGGAGATACGGTCTTGAGTTTTTACAAGATATCTGAAGATGTTAAAGTATAA
- the miaA gene encoding tRNA (adenosine(37)-N6)-dimethylallyltransferase MiaA, which translates to MTSPYNKPVIILLGPTSVGKTGVSILLAKALETEIISADSMQIYKHMDIGTAKPSPDELKEVKHHLIDIISPGESFSAGLFRDNAVKLIDELHQRNKIPLIVGGTGLYIRTLTAGLFEGPAADWKLRDELLETEHLKGDGYLHSYLERLDPEAAKKIEPNDVRRTIRALEVSLNDNMISEKQKSHTKPEPYTFIKIGLTRDRKELYSLIDKRVNKMMLDGLLEEVLRLVTLKPDRTAMQALGYKEMSLYLAGEVPLEEAVELIKKRTRNYAKRQMTWFRKEPDINWVDLTGVYDSNAVFKKILNDIEVIKRIINKDH; encoded by the coding sequence ATGACCTCTCCTTATAATAAACCCGTCATCATTCTCCTCGGCCCCACTTCCGTCGGCAAGACAGGTGTATCGATCCTTCTTGCAAAGGCGCTTGAGACAGAGATCATCAGCGCTGATTCAATGCAGATTTACAAACACATGGACATCGGCACTGCAAAGCCTTCTCCTGATGAGCTGAAAGAGGTGAAGCATCACCTCATAGATATTATTTCTCCCGGTGAATCGTTCAGCGCAGGGCTTTTCAGAGACAACGCTGTTAAGCTCATCGACGAACTTCATCAAAGAAATAAGATCCCTCTGATCGTAGGCGGAACAGGGTTATATATCAGAACACTGACAGCCGGATTATTTGAGGGGCCTGCGGCAGACTGGAAACTGAGGGATGAATTGCTGGAAACTGAACATCTCAAAGGAGACGGATATCTTCATTCTTACCTGGAAAGGCTTGACCCTGAGGCAGCGAAAAAGATAGAACCGAATGATGTGAGAAGGACCATCAGGGCGCTTGAGGTATCGCTTAATGATAACATGATATCGGAAAAGCAGAAGAGCCATACAAAACCTGAACCGTATACCTTTATCAAAATCGGTCTTACACGCGACAGAAAAGAGCTTTACAGCCTGATAGATAAGCGGGTTAACAAGATGATGCTGGACGGCCTGCTGGAAGAGGTTCTGCGGCTCGTTACGCTAAAGCCGGACAGGACAGCCATGCAGGCCCTCGGTTATAAAGAGATGAGCCTATATCTTGCCGGAGAAGTGCCGCTTGAAGAAGCGGTTGAACTCATCAAGAAGCGGACGAGGAATTACGCAAAGAGGCAGATGACATGGTTCAGAAAAGAGCCTGATATAAATTGGGTGGATCTGACCGGAGTATATGATTCAAACGCTGTGTTTAAAAAAATATTAAATGATATAGAAGTGATTAAAAGAATTATCAATAAAGATCATTAA
- a CDS encoding 3'-5' exonuclease, with protein sequence MDRPLDEHTFVVVDVETTGTSTFDRICEIGLTKIINGEIVDKLETLINPCVNITNTIYHGIQDWMVEDAPLFIDVAGKISGFIHNTVLVAHNAPFDMRFIRYELQRLDTDLSHNAICTLKLSRQLHPDYPYHRLDYLLERYQIVNECPHRAGTDADSEAKLFLEIKNKLKSKGLGTLKSLGSYNHVWCENIYLKNQGNGSLLTRDDL encoded by the coding sequence ATGGATAGACCTTTAGATGAACACACATTTGTTGTTGTTGATGTTGAGACGACAGGAACTTCGACATTTGACCGGATTTGTGAAATCGGGCTTACAAAGATTATTAATGGTGAAATTGTTGATAAATTAGAGACACTTATAAACCCCTGTGTCAATATAACAAACACCATTTATCACGGCATACAGGACTGGATGGTTGAAGATGCGCCTCTATTTATTGATGTTGCCGGGAAGATATCAGGATTTATTCATAATACTGTTTTGGTTGCACATAACGCCCCGTTTGATATGAGGTTTATTCGATATGAGCTTCAGCGTTTGGATACTGACCTTTCTCATAATGCTATTTGCACATTAAAGTTATCAAGACAGCTTCATCCGGATTATCCTTATCATCGGCTTGATTATTTGCTTGAGAGGTATCAGATCGTTAATGAATGCCCTCATCGTGCAGGCACAGATGCTGATTCTGAGGCAAAGCTCTTTCTTGAGATAAAGAATAAGCTTAAAAGTAAGGGACTTGGAACATTGAAGTCTTTAGGTTCGTACAACCATGTATGGTGTGAGAACATATATCTGAAAAACCAGGGTAATGGCAGCCTATTGACACGGGACGATCTGTGA
- a CDS encoding EamA family transporter, with protein sequence MGYLKIIAAILIWSSLGIFVRNAGLPTLNTVFYPAVIALVLQFLMLAAKGQIKGSLKNAGSVNHLLILSFIPFLFLANTLLFFFAFKHTTIANSVLTHYTAPIFVAMLAPVFLKEKIFRTTWIAIMLSSMGLWVMLGRPDFTEMLSVNNGNTRGIIAGAFSGVAYAFIILTVKGIASRFSSLFIVFVQNLVAVFALLPFIAGSEMTFQALPYLITMGFLHSTIAPILYVDGIRRVKANEAAILGYFEPVGAIILAFIFLQEVPEPVALLGGGLIILSGIMILRQKKVNDLY encoded by the coding sequence ATGGGCTATCTTAAGATCATAGCGGCTATTCTTATCTGGAGTTCCCTCGGGATATTCGTAAGGAACGCCGGGCTTCCTACGCTAAATACGGTTTTTTATCCGGCTGTGATAGCTCTTGTTCTTCAGTTCCTTATGCTTGCAGCAAAAGGGCAGATAAAAGGCTCTTTAAAGAATGCCGGCTCTGTAAATCATTTATTGATCTTATCCTTTATCCCCTTCCTTTTTCTTGCTAACACGCTTCTCTTTTTCTTTGCTTTCAAACACACGACAATAGCAAACTCGGTGCTCACGCATTATACAGCCCCGATATTTGTAGCAATGCTTGCGCCCGTCTTTCTTAAGGAGAAGATATTCAGGACAACATGGATCGCTATCATGCTTTCATCTATGGGTTTATGGGTTATGTTGGGGAGGCCTGACTTCACTGAAATGCTTTCTGTGAACAATGGAAATACCAGGGGGATCATTGCCGGCGCCTTTTCAGGCGTTGCTTACGCATTTATAATTTTGACTGTGAAAGGGATAGCTTCAAGGTTTTCATCGCTCTTTATCGTTTTTGTGCAGAACTTAGTGGCTGTGTTTGCGCTTCTCCCCTTTATAGCAGGCTCGGAGATGACTTTTCAGGCTCTTCCTTACCTTATAACGATGGGTTTTCTCCATTCGACTATCGCGCCAATATTATATGTAGACGGCATCAGGAGAGTTAAGGCAAATGAAGCTGCGATATTGGGTTACTTCGAACCGGTCGGCGCGATAATCCTTGCGTTCATCTTTTTGCAGGAGGTGCCTGAGCCCGTGGCGCTGCTTGGCGGCGGCCTGATAATCTTATCCGGGATTATGATATTGAGGCAAAAAAAAGTTAATGATCTTTATTGA
- a CDS encoding TrpB-like pyridoxal phosphate-dependent enzyme has product MKQRNINLTYEEMPKQWYNILADIKLNPPIGRDGKPVGPDSLAPVFPMNLIEQEVSSQRWIDIPAEVLDIYSMWRATPLIRAYNLEKALGTPAKIYLKNESVSPAGSHKPNTAVAQAYYNKAFGIKKLVTETGAGQWGSALAFATSQFGLECKVFMVRISFDQKPHRKTLMQAWGAECIPSPSNLTNAGRQVLEKYPDTPGSLGIAISEAVEAAVSDPSGETRYALGSVLNHVILHQTIIGLEAKKQMEKAGDYPDIVIGCAGGGSNFAGLAFPFVQDKINGKKIEIYPVEPAACPTLTKGPFVYDHGDVAGYTPLLAMHSLGHAFIPPPIHAGGLRYHGMAPTVCQLVDEGIIEAKSVKQSEAFKAGILWARTEGIVPAPETNHALAQVVAEAKKAKEEGKEKVILANFSGHGMLDLNAYERYFSNNLTDFELSDKEMEEAEKIFKDYPKPEHLKSR; this is encoded by the coding sequence ATGAAACAGAGAAACATCAACCTGACCTATGAAGAGATGCCGAAGCAGTGGTATAACATCCTTGCTGATATTAAATTGAACCCGCCCATAGGCAGAGACGGAAAGCCGGTCGGCCCGGATTCACTTGCACCGGTATTCCCCATGAACCTGATAGAGCAGGAGGTTAGCTCACAAAGGTGGATAGATATTCCGGCAGAGGTATTAGACATCTATTCAATGTGGCGCGCGACCCCTTTAATAAGGGCTTACAACCTTGAGAAGGCGCTTGGTACGCCTGCGAAGATATATTTAAAGAATGAGAGCGTGAGCCCGGCAGGCAGCCATAAGCCAAACACGGCTGTAGCTCAGGCATATTACAATAAAGCGTTCGGCATAAAGAAACTCGTTACAGAGACAGGTGCAGGCCAGTGGGGAAGCGCACTCGCATTTGCTACGAGCCAGTTCGGGCTTGAGTGCAAAGTCTTTATGGTAAGGATAAGCTTTGACCAGAAACCGCACCGAAAGACCTTGATGCAGGCATGGGGGGCTGAATGCATCCCGAGCCCAAGCAATCTTACAAACGCCGGACGCCAGGTTCTTGAGAAATACCCTGATACCCCCGGGAGCCTGGGCATTGCGATAAGCGAAGCGGTTGAGGCTGCTGTAAGTGACCCGTCAGGCGAGACCCGTTACGCTCTCGGAAGCGTGTTGAATCATGTCATCCTGCATCAAACCATAATCGGTTTAGAGGCGAAGAAGCAGATGGAGAAGGCCGGGGATTATCCTGATATAGTTATCGGATGCGCTGGAGGAGGCAGTAACTTTGCAGGGCTTGCATTCCCGTTTGTCCAGGACAAGATAAATGGTAAAAAGATAGAGATATATCCTGTTGAACCCGCGGCCTGTCCCACACTGACCAAGGGCCCGTTCGTTTATGACCACGGTGACGTTGCCGGCTACACACCGCTGCTTGCCATGCACAGCCTCGGCCACGCCTTTATTCCGCCGCCGATCCATGCAGGAGGCCTGAGATATCACGGCATGGCGCCTACTGTGTGCCAGCTTGTTGACGAAGGCATAATAGAGGCTAAATCCGTTAAACAGTCCGAAGCATTCAAGGCCGGCATTCTCTGGGCAAGGACCGAAGGCATCGTGCCTGCTCCTGAGACAAACCATGCATTAGCGCAGGTTGTGGCTGAAGCAAAGAAGGCGAAAGAAGAAGGCAAAGAGAAGGTCATACTCGCAAACTTCAGCGGCCACGGCATGCTCGATCTCAACGCCTATGAGAGATACTTCTCAAATAATCTTACCGACTTTGAACTCTCTGATAAGGAGATGGAAGAAGCTGAAAAGATATTTAAGGACTATCCGAAGCCGGAGCATCTGAAGAGCAGGTAG
- a CDS encoding B12-binding domain-containing radical SAM protein: MNNMEKNLVVLSYANASPFPYHAWTPLAILSLGAYLEEHGIEVEYFDERIHKMERFKELVSRKPLMIGLSTMTCFQIKNTIRLAKLARKMSPDTPLVWGGTHPSMMAEQTLESDMVDFVVKGEGEQTLLELVHGLQEGKRDFSDIDGLGWKAGKKITLNKDRDFLDIEGLPFPYEGKGKEILLEYIRRSGDTLENIGYESSRGCPHKCGFCYNVYFHKNVCRVKSLEKIRSELLKLKDLGVNKMTFYDDTFLAGRKDVMANIVDLLGELDFKWIANVRINTFTPELLEKFKKGGCVYLFFGVESPDDDVLKFIRKGQNRRMIDEGIKVISQGNIPTLYSLLIGLPGETEEQMNRTLDFADEIRRRHPGAEVPIQPYVPLPGTLMYEEALKLGFKPPTHLEGWKNFTNDEVRNPWIKNPGLLHAIYINSFLAFRYDRFLRNFWSRLVFGPLHKLSLWRWKHRNYKFFVEIYMYLTYKRLGRFFIILEKMIKG; encoded by the coding sequence ATGAATAATATGGAAAAGAACTTGGTCGTACTCTCATATGCAAACGCAAGCCCGTTCCCTTACCACGCATGGACGCCCCTTGCTATCCTCTCTTTAGGCGCATATCTTGAAGAGCATGGCATTGAGGTCGAGTACTTTGACGAAAGGATACATAAGATGGAACGGTTTAAAGAGTTGGTGAGCAGGAAGCCGCTTATGATAGGCCTTTCCACAATGACCTGCTTCCAGATAAAAAATACCATCAGGCTGGCAAAGCTTGCCAGAAAGATGAGCCCTGATACACCCCTTGTCTGGGGCGGCACGCACCCGTCAATGATGGCTGAGCAGACGCTTGAGTCTGACATGGTTGACTTTGTTGTAAAGGGTGAGGGTGAGCAGACACTGCTTGAACTTGTGCACGGATTGCAGGAAGGCAAAAGAGATTTCAGTGATATTGACGGCCTCGGGTGGAAGGCAGGCAAGAAGATAACATTAAACAAAGACCGTGACTTTCTGGATATAGAAGGCCTACCCTTTCCTTACGAAGGCAAAGGCAAGGAGATACTGCTTGAATATATAAGAAGGTCGGGAGACACGCTTGAAAATATAGGATACGAGTCCTCAAGAGGATGCCCGCATAAATGCGGCTTTTGCTACAATGTATATTTCCATAAAAACGTATGCCGGGTAAAGAGCCTTGAAAAGATACGCTCTGAACTGCTTAAACTCAAAGATCTCGGCGTTAACAAGATGACCTTTTATGATGATACCTTCCTCGCCGGAAGGAAAGACGTAATGGCAAATATTGTCGATCTGCTCGGAGAACTCGATTTCAAATGGATAGCCAATGTGAGGATCAACACCTTTACCCCGGAACTTCTGGAGAAGTTTAAGAAAGGCGGATGTGTCTACCTCTTCTTCGGCGTCGAGTCACCGGATGATGATGTGCTTAAATTCATCAGAAAGGGGCAGAACAGGCGCATGATAGATGAAGGTATCAAGGTCATCTCACAGGGTAATATCCCCACTCTATACTCCCTTTTGATAGGACTGCCGGGCGAGACAGAGGAGCAGATGAACAGAACGCTCGACTTTGCAGATGAGATACGCAGGAGGCATCCGGGAGCTGAGGTTCCTATCCAGCCGTATGTGCCACTTCCGGGGACGTTGATGTATGAAGAGGCGCTAAAGTTAGGGTTTAAACCGCCTACGCATCTTGAGGGATGGAAGAACTTTACAAATGATGAGGTCAGGAATCCCTGGATCAAAAACCCGGGGTTGCTGCATGCCATTTATATCAATTCATTTCTTGCATTCCGTTATGACAGGTTCCTTAGAAATTTCTGGAGCAGGCTGGTCTTCGGGCCTTTGCATAAGCTCTCACTCTGGAGATGGAAACATCGCAATTACAAATTCTTTGTTGAGATCTATATGTATCTGACTTACAAGCGCCTCGGCAGGTTCTTTATCATTCTTGAGAAGATGATCAAAGGTTAA
- a CDS encoding porin family protein codes for MKKFIVILLAMVFVFTASYASAEGPYVSGNLGATLTSDSTLSVLGINATELEFDTGWAFGGAVGYDLGNNTRLEGEVAYRSADIDKVTILGVPVDPSGEVNVLSFLLNGYYDIKVDAPVTPFITGGIGFANIELSDDVDSYDDNVFAYQIGAGLGYAVNDLTTIDFGYRYMGTSDPEYEDSGIQVDSEYASHNFYIGVRYAIK; via the coding sequence ATGAAAAAGTTTATCGTTATTCTGTTAGCAATGGTATTTGTCTTTACAGCATCTTATGCATCTGCTGAAGGCCCTTATGTAAGCGGCAACCTCGGTGCAACTCTGACAAGTGATTCTACATTGTCAGTTTTAGGTATTAACGCCACTGAACTCGAATTTGATACCGGATGGGCTTTTGGAGGTGCTGTTGGCTATGACCTCGGTAATAATACACGTCTTGAAGGAGAAGTAGCATATCGCTCTGCTGATATCGATAAAGTTACTATTTTAGGTGTACCTGTTGATCCAAGTGGTGAAGTTAATGTATTAAGCTTTCTTCTGAACGGCTACTATGACATTAAAGTGGATGCTCCAGTTACGCCATTTATAACGGGTGGAATTGGTTTTGCAAATATTGAGCTGAGTGATGATGTGGATTCCTACGATGACAATGTGTTTGCTTATCAAATTGGAGCAGGTTTAGGATATGCTGTCAATGATTTAACGACCATAGATTTTGGCTACAGATATATGGGGACATCTGACCCGGAATACGAAGACAGCGGAATCCAGGTAGATTCTGAATACGCCAGTCACAATTTCTATATAGGAGTAAGATACGCGATTAAATAA
- the coaD gene encoding pantetheine-phosphate adenylyltransferase, whose protein sequence is MKKTAIYPGTFDPITNGHIDLIKRTLKIFDSVIVAVAPSRKKQPCFTTEERIELIKSSMKGLNGARVESFDNLLVDYADSRKSIALVRGLRAVSDFDFELQMALMNRRLNANIETVFMTPSGEYIFLSSTLVKEIAFFGGSLKGLVPKAVEKALKDKFRKQKA, encoded by the coding sequence TTGAAGAAGACCGCCATATATCCCGGAACATTCGACCCTATTACAAACGGCCACATAGACCTGATCAAAAGGACGTTAAAGATATTTGACAGCGTCATTGTCGCTGTTGCTCCGAGCCGGAAGAAGCAGCCGTGCTTTACTACTGAGGAAAGAATAGAATTGATAAAGTCATCCATGAAAGGGCTTAATGGCGCAAGAGTAGAGTCTTTTGACAACCTTCTTGTTGATTACGCGGACAGCAGAAAAAGCATCGCGCTTGTAAGGGGCTTGAGGGCTGTATCTGATTTTGATTTTGAGCTGCAGATGGCACTGATGAACAGGCGGCTTAATGCAAATATAGAGACGGTTTTTATGACCCCCAGCGGTGAATATATCTTCCTCTCATCCACCCTTGTAAAGGAGATAGCTTTTTTTGGAGGCTCGCTGAAAGGGCTTGTGCCAAAGGCTGTCGAAAAGGCGTTAAAAGACAAGTTCAGGAAACAAAAGGCGTAA
- a CDS encoding DUF2914 domain-containing protein, protein MKKHNNITWIIAVTAILLLITAPIAYSEHTHNLEVSRLFISESMLGREPAIATKVFSSDLEKVYCFLEARNITRDTVITFAWYYGEKEVLNISLPVREGARWRTYSSKKLAGLKGDWMVVIRDSNKTVLGKVKFIVE, encoded by the coding sequence GTGAAGAAACACAATAACATAACCTGGATAATAGCAGTTACAGCTATTTTGCTTTTAATTACGGCTCCGATCGCTTACTCAGAGCACACTCACAATCTGGAGGTCTCCCGCCTCTTCATCTCCGAGAGTATGCTTGGCAGAGAGCCTGCCATAGCTACAAAGGTCTTCTCATCCGACCTGGAGAAGGTTTACTGTTTTCTCGAGGCGAGAAATATTACCAGAGACACAGTAATCACCTTTGCCTGGTATTATGGTGAAAAAGAGGTCTTAAACATTTCGCTTCCTGTGAGGGAAGGGGCAAGATGGCGGACATACTCCAGCAAGAAACTGGCAGGCCTCAAAGGGGACTGGATGGTTGTGATCAGGGACAGCAATAAGACTGTCCTTGGGAAGGTAAAGTTCATAGTAGAATGA
- a CDS encoding SWIB/MDM2 domain-containing protein, giving the protein MPQNLRRVRMAKKKTAKKKVAKKKTAAKKVAKKKTAKKKVAKKKTAKRKPNAAFMKPMNISDDLAAVVGSKPIPRTEVTKKLWEYIKKNKLQDSKNKRNINADAALKKIFKGKAQVSMFEMTKLVSNHLS; this is encoded by the coding sequence ATGCCGCAAAATTTAAGGAGGGTTCGCATGGCAAAAAAGAAGACTGCTAAGAAGAAGGTTGCCAAGAAGAAAACTGCTGCAAAGAAGGTAGCCAAGAAGAAGACCGCCAAGAAGAAAGTTGCCAAGAAAAAAACTGCTAAGAGAAAACCGAATGCTGCATTCATGAAGCCGATGAATATCAGCGATGATCTCGCCGCAGTAGTAGGCAGCAAGCCTATCCCCAGGACAGAAGTCACCAAGAAGCTCTGGGAATACATCAAGAAGAACAAGCTTCAGGATAGCAAGAACAAGAGGAATATCAATGCTGATGCCGCCCTCAAGAAGATATTCAAAGGCAAAGCACAGGTTTCAATGTTCGAGATGACCAAACTGGTCAGCAATCACCTGAGCTAA
- a CDS encoding glycosyltransferase family 2 protein: MISIVIPTYNASRFIPNLLGSIFKQAVDDMEVIIIDDCSTDNTVELVKKYPVRLIEMARNGGPAKARNKGVREAKGDIIFFLDSDVVVLDGTIRAVKDYFEYNPSAKCVIGICDTNSLNKGFVPHYMAMFEYIHLIGTKGGEVSVFAPRCGAMKKDFFLEIGGYNESYKGADVEDFELARRVNRTDPIILNDKMLVRHQFANFKQAMRNYFKRTVMWVHLFFKEKKLDNAGPTAPSNGIAAMCAFVSFVLLLLMPAVPVLKNAVIFLLIIFFFANLKWWNFMRKEAGLFFAVRALCLNYILGIDIMIAAAYGVVSYPFSKKGLAANNE, encoded by the coding sequence ATGATCTCCATCGTAATCCCCACATATAACGCTTCAAGATTCATCCCAAATCTTCTGGGCTCCATATTCAAACAGGCTGTAGACGATATGGAAGTGATAATAATAGACGACTGCTCAACTGACAATACCGTTGAGCTTGTGAAGAAATATCCTGTCAGGCTGATAGAGATGGCGAGAAACGGCGGCCCCGCAAAGGCAAGGAATAAAGGCGTGAGGGAGGCAAAGGGAGATATAATATTCTTCCTTGATTCTGACGTGGTGGTTTTAGACGGTACAATACGGGCGGTCAAAGACTATTTTGAATACAATCCCTCTGCGAAATGCGTGATAGGTATATGCGACACAAATTCATTGAATAAGGGTTTTGTGCCGCATTACATGGCGATGTTCGAGTATATACATCTCATAGGAACGAAAGGCGGGGAGGTAAGCGTTTTTGCTCCGAGATGCGGAGCCATGAAGAAGGACTTCTTCCTTGAGATAGGCGGCTATAATGAGTCGTACAAAGGGGCTGATGTCGAGGATTTTGAGCTTGCAAGAAGGGTGAACAGGACTGACCCGATAATCCTTAACGATAAGATGCTTGTAAGGCACCAGTTCGCGAACTTCAAACAGGCGATGCGAAACTACTTTAAACGGACCGTCATGTGGGTACACCTCTTTTTTAAGGAGAAGAAGCTTGACAATGCGGGCCCTACCGCCCCGAGCAACGGCATAGCCGCCATGTGCGCGTTTGTCAGTTTTGTGCTTTTACTTCTTATGCCTGCTGTGCCTGTTTTAAAGAATGCTGTTATCTTTCTGTTAATAATCTTCTTTTTTGCTAATCTAAAATGGTGGAACTTCATGCGCAAAGAGGCCGGGCTCTTTTTCGCGGTCAGGGCTCTCTGCCTTAACTACATTCTGGGGATTGATATCATGATAGCCGCTGCCTATGGAGTAGTGAGTTATCCTTTCTCCAAAAAAGGACTGGCGGCAAACAATGAATAA